The DNA sequence CAAGTTTATATGAATATACTTCAAAACCTGAATGGGATAGTATTTTTAATACGTTTGAGCAAAAAGACATTAAGGAAATAAGGACTTCTAATGACTTCTTTAAGTCTATCTCCACTATTGCTGACAAGGCAAAAGACGGTCATTTAGTAATACACCATCCAAAAATGGACACGGTACCTCCATTATTCCCATTACTATTGAAAATCATAGATGGGAAACTATATACTGACACTGATGATTTTAGAATTCCCCTTGGTTCTGAAATAACCTCTATCAATGGCAAGTCTTCTCAAACTATTCTAAAAGACTTATTGAAGTATGCACCATCAGATGGTTTCAACTTAACGAAAAAATACCGACAAATAGAAAAAGAATTCGGGATACTTCATTTTTACGAATATGGAAGTAAAGAAAGTTATTCTGTAAAATACACGACCGCAGACGGTGAAGTGAAAACAAATATAATTGCTCCAAAGTCATTTAAAAGCATCGGTAACCGATACCCTAATAGAAATTCTCACTTTGCAGCGTATCATCAAGACACAAATCGACTTGACTACTTTAGAAATAGAATAGCAGAAAAATGGCCATTTGTTTATTATATAGACTCCATAAATACGGCAGTATTAACCGTTAACTCATTCGGTTTAGACCCACAGGAATTTAAATCAAAGCTAATTGGTTTATTTAAAGAAATTAAGAAGAAGAAAGCCGAAAACCTTATAATAGATGTTAGGCAAAACATTGGAGGGTACAGAATCAACGCAATTAACTTGTACTCTTTTTTGACGAATGAGCCTTTTAAACAAAGAATATCAGAAAGTGCTGTTACAAATGTGTTACCTCAAGAAAAATATATTATTCATACAATGTCTGATTATACTGAATTCTTCGAAATGTATTTTGCTTCAGCTCAAAAAGAGGATGAGCGGTGGATATTAACAGAAGACCACGCTCAAGCTGAAATGATTCCATATAAAAAACCATTTAAAGGAAATGTCTATGTATTAATTGGAGGCAACACCTATTCTGCTGCTAGTGCGTTTGCCTTAAGTGCGAAAAACGACAAAAATATAACTCTTGTTGGTGAAGAAACTGGAGGGGGCTACTATTTCCATACGGCTCAATATTCTGCCTTATACGAACTTCCAAATTCTAAAATAATGGTACGTATGCCATTTGTAAAAATTGATAAATATGTTTTTGATAATTCTGTTCCAAAAGGGAGTGGAATATTGCCCGATAAAGAAGTAACCTTAACTGTTGAGGACTTAATTAAAGGAACAGATAGCCAGTTAGATTTTGTAGTTAAACAGATTAGCATAAAATAAAAAACGTGTGGTGACAATGAACTGAGGTAAAAAACAAGTAAAATGACTTAATTGTTCACCAAAGTGTATCTGTGGGTACTATTTATTTTACATTAATCTCTCTACAAGTTTAGTCTTATTGTGGATAGATGAGTTTTATCTTGACGAAACCTTTTATAATGAAAGGGCTATAAAAAATGCCATTAATTTATGCAATGAAGTCCAGATACTCTCTATGTCTTTAGACTATAAAACACCAAATATGATATATAAATTATCGGTTTAAAATAAATTTTTACCTGTAGTCATATTTTTCATGACAAAACATATAAACAAAATCTAAATTAAACATCATCAGAGTTTACTAACTAAGCGTTTTTGCCAAAGATTTTTTTTCTGTGATTGACCCCCCAATTATATAATTCCAAAATAACTTTTTTTAATGTTTTGGAATGTGCTGTAGGTGTATATTCTGTTCTTACAGGGAAACCATTTAAAACCGTTCTAGTAATTAACTGGTTTTCTTCCATATCTTTTAATTCTTTTGATAATACTTTGGTACTTAATTTTGGAATACTACGTTCAATTTCTCTAAAATGCTTATTGCCTTCCCAAATTGAAATTAAGATTAAAATCTTCCATTTGCCACCTATAACATCTAAGGTATCTCTTACAGGTAATAAGGCAGACATACATTCTTTGTGTTCTTTCTTTTTCATTATTATTGTTTCATGATTACCTTTAGGTAACTAGTTACCTAAAGGTATCTGATTACTAATGGTAATCAAAAATAGTTAATTTTGGCATAGTATTAATAACAAAAATTTAAAATGAAAAATAAGGTTTTAACAGTTTTATGTATTCTTTTCGGATTAATGATGATTAATTCAGGTTTAAACAAATTCTTTAACTACATGCCAATGCCAGAGATGTCTGAAAAAATGATGCAAATAATGGGCGGATTTATGACTATAAAATGGATTTCTCCCCTTGTAGCCATTGTTGAAATCATTGGTGGAGTTTTAATTGCAATACCTAAAAAAAGAGCTTTAGGTGCCATCGTAATTCTTCCAGTGATGATTGGAATTTTTGTGCATCATTTAGTACACGATATAGCTGGTATCTCAATAGCTCTAATTTTATTGGCTATAAATTTATGGGCAATTATGGCTAGTTGGGATAAATACAAACCAATTATAGAAAATTAGTTAGTTTAATTAAACCTTAGTAGTAAATTTTAAACTTAGCAGATTATTCAAAAAACACTGCTGTGAAGTGCTGTGGAAAAACAAAAGCTTGTTTTAATAGCTTATTACACATGGTTATTAGGTAAATTTTTATTTCTTATTTAATAGTCATAAATCTATCTACAAGTCTTATTGTTGATAGATGAGTTTTATCTTGACGAAACTTTTTATTGTGAACCTTACGCTAAAAGGGTTGTAAAAAATGCCATTAAATTATGGGGTACCCTATGCTTTTATACTATAAAACACCAAATATGGTATATAAATTATCGGTTTAAAATGAATTTTAATCTGTAGCCATATTTCAGGACAAGGCATTTTGATGCTAAAATAGTTTTTGCTTTGAGTTAAAATTATTTCATTAACCCAATCACTTATACAAGATTAGTATTAATTTACTTTTATCTTTCTATGCTTATGAGTCATAATTTATAATTTTTGAATTTAGTTTTATATTCTTCAATTCTCAATATTGATATTTTTGACAAATAGATTCAATTTAAGTGTCTAAATCTATTTTTAATAATTTAATATTCCATAATATAAAACTATGAAAACCTTAATGCTAAGTTGTACGGTAATTATGTTACTACTGAATTCTGTACATTCACAATCTACTAACGATTCACTTGACCCTTATGCTGATGAAACGCTAGCTGAACGTGATGCGCGTATGGAATGGTTTCGTGTTGCAAGATTTGGAATGTTTATACACTGGGGTGTTTATGCTGTACCAGCAGGAATTTACAAAGGTGAAAAAGCAGGAAAATATGGCGAATGGATTATGTCAGACGCAAGCATACCCATGGCCACATATCAACAATACTCTAAAGCGTTTAATCCTGTTAAATACAATCCAGAAGCTTGGGTAAAACTAGCTAAGGATGCAGGCATGAAATATATTGTTATTACGTCTAAACATCATGATGGTTTTGCTCTGTTCGATTCTAAAGTTTCGGAATGGGATATTATGGATGCTTCTCCCTACAAAAAAGACCTGATTGCTCCCTTGGCAGAGGCATGTAAAAAACATGGCATTAAGTTAGGACTTTACTATTCGCAAGCTCAGGATTGGATTCAGGGTGGTTCAGCTAGAGGCAATAATAAAAAAGGCAAGTGGGATCCAGCTCAGGAACATGATATGGACGATTATATAAAAAATATTGCTGTGCCTCAAGTCAAGGAAATTTTAACACAGTACCAACCTGCTATATTATGGTGGGATACACCACGAGGAATGACTAAAGAACGTGCAGAACAATTTTTACCATTATTAAAACTTGCTCCAGGAGTCATTCATAACAACAGATTAGGTGGAGATTACGAAGGTGATATTAGTACTCCTGAACAATTTATCCCAGGTACTGGGTTATCTGGTGATTGGGAATCATGCATGACGATGAACAACACTTGGGGATATAAAAGTTACGATCACAACTGGAAATCAACAGAAACACTGATTCAAAATTTGGTTGACATTGCTAGTAAAGGAGGAAATTTCCTTCTTAATGTAGGGCCAACTGCTGAAGGTTTAATCCCAGAGCCAAGTGTTGAACGTTTAAAAAATATTGGAGAATGGATGGATAAAAATAGTGAGTCGATCTATGGTACAAGCGCTAGTCCTTGCCGTACACCTGCATGGGGGCGTATCACCACACTTAACAAAGGAAAAAATACGACACTTTATCTTAATGTT is a window from the Pseudalgibacter alginicilyticus genome containing:
- a CDS encoding S41 family peptidase, which gives rise to MKVNYAFTTCILILFSFYSIGQNKLSQSQVLEDYTIFKEILTTGHPSLYEYTSKPEWDSIFNTFEQKDIKEIRTSNDFFKSISTIADKAKDGHLVIHHPKMDTVPPLFPLLLKIIDGKLYTDTDDFRIPLGSEITSINGKSSQTILKDLLKYAPSDGFNLTKKYRQIEKEFGILHFYEYGSKESYSVKYTTADGEVKTNIIAPKSFKSIGNRYPNRNSHFAAYHQDTNRLDYFRNRIAEKWPFVYYIDSINTAVLTVNSFGLDPQEFKSKLIGLFKEIKKKKAENLIIDVRQNIGGYRINAINLYSFLTNEPFKQRISESAVTNVLPQEKYIIHTMSDYTEFFEMYFASAQKEDERWILTEDHAQAEMIPYKKPFKGNVYVLIGGNTYSAASAFALSAKNDKNITLVGEETGGGYYFHTAQYSALYELPNSKIMVRMPFVKIDKYVFDNSVPKGSGILPDKEVTLTVEDLIKGTDSQLDFVVKQISIK
- a CDS encoding winged helix-turn-helix transcriptional regulator → MKKKEHKECMSALLPVRDTLDVIGGKWKILILISIWEGNKHFREIERSIPKLSTKVLSKELKDMEENQLITRTVLNGFPVRTEYTPTAHSKTLKKVILELYNWGVNHRKKIFGKNA
- a CDS encoding DoxX family protein, which codes for MKNKVLTVLCILFGLMMINSGLNKFFNYMPMPEMSEKMMQIMGGFMTIKWISPLVAIVEIIGGVLIAIPKKRALGAIVILPVMIGIFVHHLVHDIAGISIALILLAINLWAIMASWDKYKPIIEN
- a CDS encoding alpha-L-fucosidase, giving the protein MKTLMLSCTVIMLLLNSVHSQSTNDSLDPYADETLAERDARMEWFRVARFGMFIHWGVYAVPAGIYKGEKAGKYGEWIMSDASIPMATYQQYSKAFNPVKYNPEAWVKLAKDAGMKYIVITSKHHDGFALFDSKVSEWDIMDASPYKKDLIAPLAEACKKHGIKLGLYYSQAQDWIQGGSARGNNKKGKWDPAQEHDMDDYIKNIAVPQVKEILTQYQPAILWWDTPRGMTKERAEQFLPLLKLAPGVIHNNRLGGDYEGDISTPEQFIPGTGLSGDWESCMTMNNTWGYKSYDHNWKSTETLIQNLVDIASKGGNFLLNVGPTAEGLIPEPSVERLKNIGEWMDKNSESIYGTSASPCRTPAWGRITTLNKGKNTTLYLNVFDWPENGKLFIPITNKVQSCNLLVDASKKYKTKTDEQGTTISLAGKAPDSISSVIVLELNGKPMVSDADKIKQNKDGIILLPAQKSIINNVIGSHVVYNKNNDCIDQWSNAKATVDWDFTVDKAGTYIILLDIASEEESAIELDVAEQTIKTKLPATEGFTFYKTINVGEVVIQKAGDYSIHMKPDYKDWKAINLQKVRLLPK